The following are from one region of the Salvia hispanica cultivar TCC Black 2014 chromosome 1, UniMelb_Shisp_WGS_1.0, whole genome shotgun sequence genome:
- the LOC125201995 gene encoding MLO-like protein 1, protein MAGGEGEGVGLEFTPTWVVAAVCTVIVAISLAVERFIHYTGTYLKKKKQKPLFEAVQKVKEELMLLGFISLMMTVFQGRIVKICVSPGVMDDFLPCSLSARPSSGGEGSNSTHATPEVSGGHRRLLAEEAAAGYCAAKDKVPMLSLEALHHLHIFIFVLAIVHVTFSVLTIVFGGAKIRQWKHWEDSISKDNYDVDNALKHKVTRVQDHDFIKKRFLGVGKNSAILGWLHAFFKQFYASVTKSDYAALRLGFITTHCRGSPKFNFHKYMIRALEDDFKIVVGISWYLWVFVIVFLLLNVNGWHTYFWIAFVPFFLLLAVGTKLEHVISELAHEVAEKHIAIEGELVVRPSDDHFWFSRPQIVLVLIHFILFQNAFEIAFFFWIWVQYGFDSCIMGHVRYIIPRLIIGVFIQVLCSYSTLPLYALVTQMGTNFKKSIFDDHVQAGLIGWAQKVKGKKGLRGALGGGSTEGGSTEGGSSAGVQMAAAFGRRAAPPPQNEVQPANDS, encoded by the exons ATGGCCGGcggagaaggagaaggggTGGGCTTGGAGTTCACTCCGACGTGGGTGGTCGCAGCCGTCTGCACGGTCATCGTCGCCATCTCTCTCGCCGTTGAACGCTTCATTCACTACACTGGAACG tatttgaagaaaaagaagcaaaagcCACTCTTTGAAGCCGTACAGAAAGTTAAAGAAG AGCTGATGCTGCTCGGGTTCATATCTCTTATGATGACCGTGTTTCAAGGTCGCATAGTCAAGATCTGTGTGAGTCCTGGTGTCATGGATGATTTCCTGCCATGTTCGCTCTCGGCTAGACCTTCCTCTGGTGGCGAAGGATCCAATAGCACTCATGCCACCCCAGAAGTGAGTGGAGGCCATCGGCGCCTGCTAGCAGAAGAAGCTGCTGCTGGTTATTGTGCTGCAAAG GATAAAGTTCCGATGCTATCTCTGGAAGCGTTGCATCATCTACACATCTTTATCTTTGTTCTAGCGATTGTCCATGTCACATTTTCCGTCCTCACTATTGTATTTGGAGGGGCAAAG ATACGGCAATGGAAGCATTGGGAAGACTCTATATCCAAAGATAATTATGATGTGGATAACG CTCTGAAACACAAGGTCACGCGTGTTCAAGATCATGATTTCATCAAGAAGCGATTTTTGGGAGTGGGTAAAAATTCCGCCATATTAGGATGGTTG CATGCCTTCTTTAAGCAATTTTATGCTTCTGTCACCAAGTCAGATTATGCAGCTCTTCGACTAGGTTTTATAACG ACACATTGTCGAGGGAGTCCGAAGTTCAATTTCCACAAGTACATGATTCGTGCTTTGGAAGACGACTTCAAGATTGTCGTTGGCATAAG TTGGTATTTGTGGGTCTTTGTCATCGTGTTCTTGCTGTTGAACGTCAATG GTTGGCATACTTACTTCTGGATCGCGTTCGTTCCCTTCTTT CTCCTTCTTGCTGTCGGCACCAAGCTGGAGCACGTGATTAGTGAGCTTGCCCACGAGGTTGCCGAAAAGCACATTGCCATCGAAGGTGAACTGGTTGTACGGCCATCCGACGATCATTTTTGGTTCAGCCGGCCGCAAATCGTCCTCGTCTTGATCCATTTCATTCTTTTCCAAAATGCTTTTGAGATAGCATTTTTCTTTTGGATTTGG GTCCAATACGGCTTCGACTCATGCATAATGGGACACGTCCGGTATATCATTCCTCGCCTCATCATCGG TGTATTCATTCAGGTTCTCTGCAGCTACAGCACGTTGCCGCTCTACGCTCTCGTCACACAG ATGGGAACGAATTTCAAGAAGTCGATCTTCGACGACCACGTGCAAGCCGGCCTCATCGGGTGGGCGCAGAAGGTCAAGGGGAAGAAAGGGCTGAGAGGCGCGCTCGGTGGTGGCTCGACCGAAGGAGGCTCAACAGAAGGAGGCTCGTCGGCGGGAGTTCAGATGGCTGCCGCCTTCGGCCGTAGGGCGGCGCCACCACCACAAAACGAAGTTCAACCAGCTAACGATTCGTGA
- the LOC125195202 gene encoding uncharacterized protein LOC125195202 — protein MAEDEAQSMMQGSEAGEQPVNNDVPIPGHDILQTMATALRQIAGTTTPTRDSVVEKLHKNRAEDFKGRRTDDPNAAEYWLQQLERIFTFMPCTQEEKLQGTVALLKEEAYIWWLNKVERCTPEMITWEFFVKEFRKRYVGVKFMEERKREFLHLVQGSMSVLEYESVFQRLSRYA, from the coding sequence ATGGCTGAGGATGAAGCCCAAAGTATGATGCAAGGTTCTGAAGCTGGAGAACAACCTGTAAACAATGATGTCCCAATCCCGGGACACGATATATTACAGACAATGGCGACTGCTTTGCGCCAGATAGCAGGAACAACAACTCCTACTCGAGATTCGGTGGTTGAAAAATTACATAAGAATAGAGCTGAAGACTTTAAAGGAAGGCGAACTGATGATCCTAATGCAGCTGAGTACTGGTTACAACAACTTGAGCGAATCTTCACTTTCATGCCATGTACTCAAGAAGAAAAACTACAGGGTACTGTAGCATTACTAAAAGAAGAAGCATATATATGGTGGTTGaacaaagtagagagatgCACTCCGGAGATGATCACCTGGGAATTCTTTGTAAAAGAATTCAGAAAGCGATATGTGGGGGTAAAGTTCATGgaggaaagaaaaagggagTTCCTCCACTTGGTACAGGGTAGCATGTCCGTTCTTGAGTATGAAAGTGTATTTCAACGTTTGTCTCGATATGCATGA